The Pseudanabaena sp. FACHB-2040 DNA segment AAGGCAGCCGTAAAAACTCCTAATAAAGTACTGTTTGACTCTACCCCTTCAGCATTAGGAATAACCAGCAGACAGCCCGAATAAATCGTAATAACTGCTAGTCCTAATATAACGGTGGGGCGATTTCCGAATATTAGCCACGTCAACAAAATTGTGATTGTTGGGTAGATAAAGAAAATTGTTGTGGCAACTCCTGCTGAAATACTGCTCAGCGAAAAATACATCGCTATCTGCGAGAGAAACAGTAAAAAGCCGCTACCTAAAACCTTTCCTAGGAGAGCCCGATTAGAAGGCTTAAATAGCTTCAACATATCTTGCCATAGAGCTCTATGCAGGAAAGGACCTACTAAAAAAGCTGTAAAAAGGACAATAAATAGAACCCGCATAAAAAGAATTAGCAAAGAGTTCCCTATTCCTAGAGAGATGAATCCTCCAATCCTAAAGCTCCCTAATACTGTTTGCTGACTAAAGATGATCCTAACAAAAACGTTTTGAAGTGAGAGGCTCAGGGAGGCCAGCAGAAGCATCAAAGAACCTTTAACCAGTCTGCTATTCACCATCCTTCTCCAAGTGTTTAGAATTAGTTGAGAAGTTATGGGGTTACGTTGCATGGCTTTGCTCCAGCTTCAAGCAGTAACTTTATAGGCTTAGTTCAGGCGTGCATTTGTTTTGAGGAAATGTTAGGCGATTCTATCGAGTTCGGTCAACTGCTATCTTGAATCAGAACTGATATGCTCGACATCAGTCTGGAAAGTACTGCTTGAGGTAGGCAATCAGCAGTTTTTTGGTCTCGCCTAAGACTTGCTGCTGAAAAGTGCGATCGCGCGTTAGCGACAAAATCTCCAGTGCACTCGCCACCTCCACACACACCGCAGCCAGCAAATCTCGCTGCTCCGCCTCCAGCCAAGGATGCCGTGCCCCTAAGAAAGCCGACAGCTGCTGAGCAATCTCCTGATTAAAAGCCGTATCCATCGCTAGCGTCTCAGTCGAAACCAGACGAGACTGCACAAAGACTGCTCGAAAGGCTGGGTTGGCACTAACAAACTGGTCAAAGCCATCAACCACCTGACCAACATATTCCTCCAGCGTCAGCTGAAACGCCTCCTCGCTGTGTAGCGCGTCAAAGAGTTGCCTGAGCTGATCAAGATATCGGCTGACCAAGGCCTGAAACACAGCCAGTTTATCGGGAAAGAAACGGTACAGCCCACCCACAGACGTATCTGCCTGGGCCGCA contains these protein-coding regions:
- a CDS encoding DMT family transporter — protein: MQRNPITSQLILNTWRRMVNSRLVKGSLMLLLASLSLSLQNVFVRIIFSQQTVLGSFRIGGFISLGIGNSLLILFMRVLFIVLFTAFLVGPFLHRALWQDMLKLFKPSNRALLGKVLGSGFLLFLSQIAMYFSLSSISAGVATTIFFIYPTITILLTWLIFGNRPTVILGLAVITIYSGCLLVIPNAEGVESNSTLLGVFTAALAGVAFAAYAVMAQICSQKHNAHPVSFTLATFTEILILNTLSLGAINFIPELTELIPALQIQVSPDMWSSLWQSTFALSLTSIVGFLFTNFGIAAIGATLASIVGATGPVLTTAIAWLLIQEALQGKHQLIGIFLVTLWVTAISSGSLNSGASAEESA
- a CDS encoding TetR/AcrR family transcriptional regulator produces the protein MSEIPIYEPRWRMPKQARSRERFDRILDAGAELFAARGYESVTTDDIAAQADTSVGGLYRFFPDKLAVFQALVSRYLDQLRQLFDALHSEEAFQLTLEEYVGQVVDGFDQFVSANPAFRAVFVQSRLVSTETLAMDTAFNQEIAQQLSAFLGARHPWLEAEQRDLLAAVCVEVASALEILSLTRDRTFQQQVLGETKKLLIAYLKQYFPD